A stretch of the Polaribacter pacificus genome encodes the following:
- the corA gene encoding magnesium/cobalt transporter CorA produces MARFIRKHHREIGASPDDFIFVGDKKTDHVTLRIIDYDKNNLEEIQINTVEEAIAYQEKKTTTWFNVDGLDTIDVMRKIAGGFALDNFILADVMDTHVRPKVQEYDNCLFVSLKMLQVDNESHLISFENLSLILTKTVLISFQEKKGDVFEPVRDRIRKQKKRLITSGPDYLLFALLDVVIDNYIYILSILGEKIESLEDNLLHNTEKRIIDSINVHKRELNFLRKHIHPVREMLLTLAKIDSDFINPKNSVHFKELQNNIDHASEISDSYREILSDQLNIYHTTVSTKLNEIMRFLTVFSVIFIPLTFIAGIYGTNFDVLPELHYKYSYFIMLGVMVLITIVMLIYFKKKKWF; encoded by the coding sequence ATGGCTAGATTTATTAGAAAACATCACCGTGAAATTGGTGCTTCTCCAGATGACTTTATATTTGTAGGAGATAAAAAAACTGATCATGTAACGCTTCGAATTATTGATTATGACAAAAATAATTTAGAAGAAATACAAATCAATACGGTAGAAGAAGCCATAGCTTATCAAGAAAAAAAAACAACCACATGGTTTAATGTTGATGGCTTAGACACTATTGATGTAATGCGTAAAATTGCAGGGGGCTTTGCGTTGGATAATTTTATTCTTGCCGATGTCATGGACACCCATGTAAGACCAAAGGTCCAAGAGTATGACAATTGCCTATTTGTCTCTCTTAAAATGCTTCAAGTTGATAATGAAAGTCACTTGATTTCTTTTGAAAACCTAAGCTTGATTCTTACCAAAACAGTACTTATTTCTTTTCAAGAAAAAAAAGGAGATGTCTTTGAACCCGTAAGAGATCGGATTCGAAAACAAAAAAAGCGCCTAATAACATCAGGACCTGATTATTTACTTTTTGCTTTACTTGATGTTGTGATTGACAACTATATTTACATTCTAAGTATTTTAGGAGAAAAAATAGAGAGCCTAGAAGACAACCTGCTTCACAATACAGAAAAAAGAATTATAGACAGTATTAATGTTCATAAAAGAGAATTAAATTTTTTACGAAAACACATACATCCTGTTAGAGAAATGCTGCTAACTCTAGCAAAAATTGATTCTGATTTTATCAATCCTAAGAACAGTGTCCATTTTAAAGAACTGCAGAACAATATTGATCATGCCTCAGAAATTTCTGATAGTTATCGCGAAATTTTATCGGATCAATTAAATATATATCACACAACAGTGAGTACCAAGTTGAATGAAATCATGAGGTTTTTAACTGTTTTTTCGGTGATTTTTATTCCGCTTACTTTTATTGCGGGCATCTACGGGACCAATTTTGATGTATTGCCAGAGCTTCATTATAAGTATAGCTACTTTATCATGCTGGGCGTAATGGTTTTAATTACCATCGTCATGCTTATTTACTTCAAAAAGAAAAAGTGGTTTTAA
- the fabD gene encoding ACP S-malonyltransferase, which produces MKAYIFPGQGAQFTGMGLDLYEQSTIAQELFEQANKILGFAITDIMFEGTAEQLKETKVTQPAVFLHSVILAKVLGDSFQPEMVAGHSLGELSALVANGVLTFEDGLRLVSKRAMAMQKACELQASTMAAVIGLEDTLVEETCASIAGVVVAANYNCPGQLVISGELKAVEEACEILKEKGAKMAIILPVGGAFHSPLMEPAREELAAAIEATVFSEPTCPVYQNVTASAVTDPAEIKKNLMIQLTAPVKWTQSIQQMISDGATEFVEVGPGKVLQGLMRKIDRSVTSSGAAI; this is translated from the coding sequence ATGAAAGCATATATTTTTCCTGGACAAGGAGCTCAATTTACAGGAATGGGATTGGATTTGTATGAACAATCAACCATTGCACAAGAACTATTTGAACAGGCTAATAAAATTTTAGGCTTTGCGATTACAGACATCATGTTTGAAGGTACTGCAGAGCAATTAAAAGAAACCAAAGTAACTCAACCAGCTGTGTTTTTGCATTCTGTTATTTTAGCAAAAGTCTTGGGTGATTCATTTCAACCCGAAATGGTTGCGGGACATTCACTTGGAGAGCTGTCTGCTTTGGTTGCCAATGGTGTACTTACTTTTGAAGACGGGTTAAGACTTGTTTCTAAAAGAGCCATGGCTATGCAAAAGGCCTGTGAATTACAAGCTTCAACAATGGCTGCGGTAATCGGTTTAGAGGATACTTTGGTAGAAGAAACCTGTGCATCGATTGCTGGTGTTGTGGTAGCTGCAAATTACAACTGCCCTGGGCAATTGGTAATTTCTGGTGAGTTAAAAGCAGTAGAAGAGGCTTGTGAAATTTTAAAAGAAAAAGGTGCTAAAATGGCAATCATTTTACCAGTAGGTGGAGCCTTTCATTCACCGTTAATGGAGCCAGCAAGAGAAGAGTTGGCAGCAGCTATTGAGGCAACAGTATTTAGTGAGCCTACTTGCCCAGTATATCAAAATGTTACAGCCAGTGCAGTAACTGATCCTGCAGAAATAAAGAAAAACTTAATGATTCAATTAACGGCTCCAGTAAAATGGACGCAATCTATTCAGCAGATGATTTCTGATGGAGCTACAGAATTTGTAGAAGTTGGACCGGGGAAGGTTTTACAAGGCTTAATGCGAAAAATTGATAGAAGCGTGACATCTAGTGGTGCAGCTATTTAA